The proteins below come from a single Zhouia spongiae genomic window:
- a CDS encoding RagB/SusD family nutrient uptake outer membrane protein — protein sequence MNKYKYKIFLTLIAIGFLSCEVDRIPETSISDPSFWNTESDLKAAANYMYTFLPGLPVTSDVWSDDATGRGTNGISDGSRLVPGSDGFYSSSYRLIRAANNIIEKSGLVVEKGISQEVVNIYVAEAKFFRAWAYFGLMQRYGGVPLILKTLNENAEELQAPQASREEVLDAIYEDLDFSGVNLQLPSQMNGSDFGRITKTTAWALKSRVALFEGTRSKFHGYGNPNQHLSLAKEAALKVINSNEHELLDSYYDLFQYEGDGPDNKENILVRIYGQSMDNIIVSHNSQRNLEQGAANPTKALADAYLMVDGLPIDVSPMYNTPQSIIEVFENRDPRMDYTFLKEGNEYIGTQPEFTIPALQFQVTGFANRRYISTEDWTNQRSFIDYAIIRYAEVLLNYAEASFELDDQISEADLNISINQLRKRPSVNMPDLTNTFVSSNGLNMREEIRRERRVELALEGFRYWDLIRWKTAEIELPKPILGNYYFAEFGSEVVPPTDENNYILFQSADTRSFDPNKDYLWPFATEEIALNPNLEQNPNW from the coding sequence ATGAATAAATATAAATATAAAATATTTTTAACCCTGATAGCTATAGGGTTTTTATCCTGTGAGGTGGATCGGATACCTGAAACAAGTATTTCAGATCCTTCTTTTTGGAATACAGAGTCTGATCTTAAAGCGGCAGCTAACTACATGTATACTTTTTTACCCGGACTTCCTGTTACATCGGATGTATGGTCTGATGATGCCACGGGAAGAGGAACTAATGGAATAAGTGATGGGAGCAGACTGGTTCCGGGTTCTGATGGGTTTTATAGTAGTAGCTATAGGTTGATCAGAGCGGCTAATAATATTATTGAAAAATCAGGTCTAGTAGTTGAAAAAGGAATATCTCAAGAAGTTGTAAATATTTATGTAGCCGAAGCTAAATTTTTTAGGGCCTGGGCTTATTTTGGATTAATGCAACGATATGGAGGGGTGCCGCTTATTTTAAAGACTCTTAATGAAAATGCGGAAGAGTTGCAAGCGCCACAGGCTTCCCGAGAAGAAGTCTTGGATGCCATTTATGAAGATCTTGATTTTTCAGGAGTTAATTTACAGTTGCCAAGCCAGATGAATGGTTCTGACTTTGGACGAATCACAAAAACTACTGCTTGGGCCTTAAAATCACGTGTAGCGCTTTTTGAAGGTACCAGATCAAAATTTCATGGTTATGGAAACCCAAACCAACATTTAAGCTTGGCAAAGGAAGCAGCTCTGAAAGTGATTAATTCGAATGAACACGAATTATTAGACTCTTATTATGATCTCTTTCAATATGAAGGTGACGGACCTGATAATAAAGAGAATATATTAGTCAGGATTTATGGACAGAGTATGGATAATATAATAGTATCCCATAATTCACAGCGAAATTTAGAGCAAGGAGCGGCTAATCCTACGAAGGCTTTAGCAGATGCATACTTAATGGTTGATGGATTGCCAATTGATGTTTCCCCTATGTATAATACACCACAAAGCATTATAGAGGTCTTTGAAAATAGAGATCCAAGAATGGATTATACATTCTTGAAAGAAGGAAATGAATATATAGGAACTCAGCCGGAGTTTACAATTCCAGCATTACAATTTCAAGTTACAGGATTTGCAAATCGTAGGTATATCAGTACTGAAGACTGGACTAATCAAAGATCTTTTATAGATTATGCAATAATAAGATATGCAGAGGTCTTATTAAATTACGCCGAAGCTTCATTTGAACTTGATGATCAGATATCGGAAGCTGACTTGAATATTTCAATTAATCAATTAAGAAAAAGACCAAGCGTAAACATGCCTGATTTAACCAATACTTTCGTTTCATCAAACGGTTTGAACATGCGGGAAGAAATAAGAAGAGAGCGTAGAGTAGAATTGGCATTGGAAGGCTTCAGGTACTGGGATCTGATCAGGTGGAAAACAGCCGAAATCGAATTGCCTAAACCAATATTGGGTAATTATTATTTCGCTGAGTTTGGAAGTGAGGTAGTGCCTCCGACCGATGA
- a CDS encoding LacI family DNA-binding transcriptional regulator, which yields MKKGNATIHEIAKALGIDSSTVSRALNNSDRVTQKTKEKVLAKAKELGYRRNLIASNLRRNKSNTIGVIVPRISRHFFSSTIAGIEEAAFVAGYNVIICQSMEKLDREKSILNNLWSNRVDGVLISVSMETVACDHLKFLKDNNVPLVFFDRHCSAMEQSSKVLIDDTRASYEAVSHLIEKGCRKIVHFSGPQSLEIYKNRLRGYKEALEDHGIGFNDDLVVSSTLMEVDGKEMIQDLLHKHSDIDGVFSANDVAAIGAMKYLKKKGKRIPDDIAIVGFSNEPISEAIEPSLTTIDQSGFEIGRTACNLLIENINSKEKVLDRTLILNPTLIKRDSTNR from the coding sequence ATGAAAAAAGGAAATGCAACGATACACGAAATAGCAAAAGCCCTGGGGATTGATAGTAGTACGGTTTCCAGAGCTTTGAATAATAGTGATCGGGTAACTCAAAAAACCAAAGAAAAAGTGCTGGCCAAGGCAAAGGAATTAGGATATCGAAGAAACCTGATCGCATCTAATCTTAGGAGAAACAAATCAAATACTATTGGTGTTATAGTACCCAGGATTTCACGTCATTTCTTTTCTTCAACGATAGCAGGGATAGAAGAAGCAGCCTTTGTAGCTGGATACAATGTGATTATCTGCCAGTCGATGGAAAAATTAGATCGGGAAAAAAGCATCCTTAATAATTTGTGGTCGAACAGGGTAGACGGGGTTTTGATCTCCGTATCTATGGAAACAGTAGCGTGTGATCACCTGAAATTTTTAAAAGATAACAATGTCCCGTTGGTATTTTTTGATCGCCATTGTTCAGCTATGGAACAAAGTAGTAAAGTGCTTATTGATGATACCCGGGCTTCCTATGAAGCAGTATCTCATTTGATCGAAAAAGGATGTAGGAAAATAGTACATTTCTCCGGTCCGCAGTCTTTGGAGATATATAAGAACAGGCTTAGAGGATATAAAGAGGCTCTTGAGGATCATGGGATCGGATTCAATGATGACCTGGTGGTTTCGTCTACCCTGATGGAGGTCGACGGGAAGGAGATGATACAGGATTTGCTACATAAGCATAGCGATATAGACGGTGTTTTTTCTGCCAATGATGTGGCGGCCATAGGAGCTATGAAATATTTGAAAAAGAAAGGGAAACGGATCCCGGATGATATTGCTATTGTAGGCTTTAGTAATGAACCAATATCCGAAGCTATAGAACCTTCGCTAACAACCATAGACCAGTCTGGATTTGAGATAGGGAGAACTGCCTGCAACCTTTTGATCGAGAATATAAATTCTAAAGAGAAAGTTCTGGACAGGACGCTTATTTTAAACCCGACATTGATTAAAAGAGACTCAACCAACAGGTAA
- a CDS encoding SusC/RagA family TonB-linked outer membrane protein: MNYRHYANEKTTRIGCFLLLFCLLTTSVFANSLFEDKIQSIVKGKVTDETGAPIPGVNVLLQGTSSGVATDFDGIYEIQVSGGNPILEFSYVGFVKQTVTVSGKSTINVVLKEDVSQLDEVVVVGYGTQKKANLTGAVSIVSSEALEDRPVTNFTSALQGTTSGLSITRASGQPGEESLNIQIRGLSSANGNVDPLIIIDGVPSSTLTLSQTLNPNDIESVSVLKDAAAAAIYGVQAAGGVILIKTKGGKAGKTKIDFSSQVSGSWAINLPERLSLLEEAEYSNLARANAGVGPEYSELDIERIKAGVQYVVNPNDPNRYIYYNTTDTRDVLLRDVSFMQTHNLRASGGSEKIKYLASMGYIEQDGVFKVGPDKFRRYNTRINLNAELTKHLNLDTKVSYAVHNRDQPSQGTNDYSFFQYINQDRGRYPIFTPEGRIAGGASRAYGTLKEGGYTDKEVNELDGIVTLTAKDFVKGLQIRSIYGRKFRTYDYENFKRTVALWGRFEPISYLNNPNSLTLYREIIEHENFQFLTDYDLNINKHNFHALLGYQWEDYRKDGINAFANNLVINDLPTLNIGERTSYNNTQNVITYATQSVFGRLNYNFDGKYLLEGTIRMDETSRLAPDSRVKWFPSASFGWNMHKENWFSSVLPYFNEFKPRVSWGQLGNANADIIGYYDYLPILQTGSGLVLGADEGRATYFYQNGVPSSTLAWETVETTNFGIDLGFLKNRFNITFDYYTKKNENMLIPLDLPGTFGVNAPRVNQGKLETKGWELTMNYKDQIGDHFNFNIGFNLSDSQNELVDYGEGRSIVRAGNNSLIQGYSVNTIWGYETVDGYIETQAQLDNAPFHNNRTGIGDIEYVDQNGDGVINQGGGTTDDPGDLVMLGSTQPRYFYGVNLAADYKNLDFSLFIQGVGKRSFMPLRDMIMPYAQSWFTAQKHHADYWTPDNSDAAFPRPYLGGTHNYVPSDRWVLDGSYVRIKNIQLGYSLSKKTLETVGISRFRVYASAENILTFTKLGVFEGVFDPEQRNNVRADYPVFAFAAFGVNLSF, from the coding sequence ATGAATTACAGGCATTATGCAAATGAAAAGACAACTAGAATTGGTTGCTTTTTACTTCTGTTTTGTCTTCTGACAACAAGCGTTTTTGCTAATTCGCTTTTTGAAGACAAAATACAATCGATTGTAAAAGGAAAGGTGACTGATGAAACAGGCGCCCCCATTCCCGGAGTGAATGTATTGCTGCAGGGAACAAGCAGCGGAGTTGCAACAGATTTTGACGGGATATACGAAATCCAGGTGAGTGGTGGCAATCCGATATTAGAATTCAGCTATGTAGGCTTTGTTAAGCAAACTGTAACAGTATCAGGAAAAAGTACCATTAATGTCGTTCTTAAAGAGGACGTATCACAATTAGACGAAGTTGTAGTTGTCGGGTACGGAACTCAAAAGAAGGCTAATTTAACTGGAGCGGTTTCAATAGTATCTTCTGAGGCTTTAGAAGACAGGCCTGTAACAAATTTTACTTCAGCATTGCAAGGTACAACTTCTGGTTTAAGTATAACAAGAGCTTCTGGTCAACCAGGAGAAGAATCTCTGAATATTCAAATAAGGGGGCTTAGTTCTGCAAATGGAAATGTTGATCCCTTAATTATTATTGATGGAGTTCCATCTTCCACATTAACATTAAGTCAAACGTTAAATCCGAATGATATAGAGTCAGTTTCAGTGTTAAAAGATGCAGCAGCTGCAGCCATTTATGGAGTACAAGCTGCCGGAGGAGTTATATTGATAAAAACAAAAGGCGGTAAAGCAGGTAAAACAAAGATTGATTTTTCAAGTCAGGTGTCAGGTTCTTGGGCTATAAATTTGCCTGAGAGGTTAAGTTTGTTGGAAGAAGCTGAATACTCCAATTTAGCGAGGGCAAATGCAGGGGTAGGTCCTGAATACAGCGAATTGGATATCGAGCGTATTAAAGCAGGTGTTCAATATGTAGTAAACCCTAATGACCCAAATCGTTATATCTATTATAATACTACAGATACAAGAGATGTGCTTTTGAGAGATGTTTCTTTTATGCAGACACATAACTTAAGAGCTAGTGGCGGGTCGGAAAAAATTAAATATCTGGCTTCAATGGGATATATTGAACAGGATGGGGTGTTTAAAGTTGGTCCCGATAAATTTAGAAGGTATAATACAAGAATTAATTTAAATGCAGAATTAACTAAACATTTAAATCTAGACACTAAAGTCTCATATGCAGTTCACAACCGAGACCAACCTTCCCAGGGGACAAATGACTATAGCTTTTTTCAGTATATAAATCAAGACAGAGGGAGATATCCTATTTTTACTCCTGAAGGAAGAATTGCAGGAGGAGCATCCAGAGCTTATGGTACATTAAAAGAAGGAGGCTATACTGATAAGGAAGTAAATGAACTGGATGGGATAGTAACTTTAACGGCAAAAGATTTTGTGAAAGGATTACAGATCCGTTCTATATATGGTAGAAAATTTAGAACATACGATTATGAAAATTTTAAAAGGACTGTAGCCCTCTGGGGTAGATTTGAACCAATTTCCTATTTGAATAATCCTAACAGTCTAACTTTATACAGAGAGATTATAGAGCATGAGAATTTTCAGTTTTTAACGGATTATGATTTAAATATTAATAAACATAATTTTCATGCACTTCTAGGTTATCAGTGGGAAGATTACAGAAAGGATGGTATTAATGCTTTTGCTAATAACCTAGTAATTAATGATCTTCCGACATTAAACATAGGAGAGCGAACAAGTTATAATAATACTCAAAATGTTATAACGTATGCTACTCAGTCTGTTTTTGGGAGACTGAACTATAATTTTGATGGTAAATATTTGTTAGAAGGAACAATTAGAATGGATGAGACTTCCAGATTGGCTCCGGACTCTAGAGTTAAATGGTTCCCGTCTGCTTCTTTTGGATGGAATATGCACAAGGAAAATTGGTTCTCAAGTGTTCTTCCATATTTTAATGAATTTAAACCAAGGGTTTCGTGGGGACAGTTGGGGAATGCAAATGCTGATATTATTGGTTATTACGATTATTTGCCAATTCTTCAAACAGGTTCGGGATTGGTTCTTGGGGCCGATGAAGGACGAGCGACCTATTTTTATCAGAATGGAGTGCCTTCCTCAACTTTAGCATGGGAAACTGTAGAAACTACAAATTTTGGTATTGATCTGGGATTTTTAAAGAATAGATTTAATATAACCTTTGACTATTATACTAAGAAAAATGAAAATATGCTGATTCCCCTTGATCTACCAGGGACATTTGGGGTAAATGCTCCACGGGTGAATCAAGGTAAGTTAGAAACCAAGGGGTGGGAGTTAACCATGAATTATAAAGATCAAATCGGAGATCACTTTAATTTTAATATAGGTTTTAATCTTTCTGATAGCCAAAATGAACTTGTTGACTATGGAGAAGGGAGAAGTATTGTTAGGGCTGGAAATAATAGTTTAATTCAAGGATATTCGGTAAATACTATTTGGGGATATGAAACTGTAGATGGTTATATTGAAACACAGGCACAATTAGATAATGCTCCTTTTCATAATAACAGGACAGGCATAGGTGATATAGAATACGTAGACCAAAATGGAGATGGTGTAATAAATCAAGGTGGAGGTACCACGGATGATCCAGGTGATCTTGTGATGCTGGGCTCAACTCAACCAAGATATTTTTATGGAGTTAATCTTGCCGCGGATTATAAAAATTTAGATTTCAGTTTATTTATTCAAGGAGTAGGAAAGAGAAGCTTCATGCCATTAAGGGATATGATTATGCCTTATGCTCAATCATGGTTCACTGCTCAAAAACATCATGCTGACTACTGGACTCCCGATAATTCAGATGCAGCATTCCCTCGCCCTTATCTAGGAGGAACTCATAATTATGTTCCCTCCGATAGATGGGTGCTAGATGGTAGTTATGTAAGAATTAAAAATATACAATTAGGGTATTCATTGTCGAAAAAGACCCTAGAGACGGTCGGGATAAGTAGATTCAGGGTGTATGCATCTGCAGAAAACATACTAACTTTCACTAAACTGGGAGTTTTTGAGGGAGTTTTTGATCCGGAACAAAGAAATAATGTAAGAGCCGATTATCCGGTATTTGCCTTTGCAGCTTTCGGCGTTAATTTGTCATTTTAA